In one Heteronotia binoei isolate CCM8104 ecotype False Entrance Well chromosome 1, APGP_CSIRO_Hbin_v1, whole genome shotgun sequence genomic region, the following are encoded:
- the LOC132581548 gene encoding uncharacterized protein LOC132581548, producing MDEVMPAAESQGDRNIQPKAEPILVTPGTEVTIQCSLPYWLNTSSTEVPWYKEELNRSLHRIYQSSLFSKPQGKYSSPSKAPPYGSLTISNVQRNDSGVYYCTTPPYRSFASLQRTRLIVTNTSGPTFSILAPPTLPKDQVNHTVPLLCLIFDADPTWENVSWDIDGETSQAPKHVDMIDANGVFSIWSLKLVPPKSWTQGATDRCSVQPNGRFSAAASANTGSCNPVLHFGVPCVVILLVILSLILRFRKHLTRGKVKQPASPVHTREIPQVNYADLRYNSPNVVETD from the exons ATGGACGAAGTCATGCCAG CTGCTGAATCACAAGGGGACAGAAATATCCAGCCAAAGGCAGAGCCGATCTTGGTGACTCCTGGAACAGAGGTTACAATCCAGTGCAGCCTTCCATATTGGCTGAATACGTCTTCAACGGAGGTGCCGTGGTACAAGGAAGAACTGAACCGAAGCCTGCACAGGATATATCAGAGTTCTTTATTTTCGAAGCCACAAGGAAAATACTCAAGTCCATCCAAAGCTCCACCGTATGGTTCTCTGACCATCAGCAATGTGCAAAGAAATGATTCTGGGGTGTACTATTGCACCACCCCTCCCTACAGATCTTTTGCAAGCCTTCAAAGGACCAGGCTGATTGTTACAA ATACTTCTGGGCCAACCTTCTCCATCCTGGCTCCTCCCACCTTGCCGAAAGATCAAGTTAACCACACTGTCCCTCTACTCTGCCTCATCTTTGACGCAGACCCCACTTGGGAAAATGTCTCCTGGGATATTGATGGGGAAACATCTCAGGCCCCGAAGCATGTTGACATGATAGACGCGAATGGAGTCTTCAGCATCTGGAGCTTAAAGCTGGTTCCTCCCAAGTCATGGACCCAGGGGGCAACTGATAGATGCTCGGTCCAACCCAATGGACGCTTcagtgctgcagcttctgcaaATACAG GAAGCTGCAATCCCGTGTTACACTTTGGAGTGCCCTGTGTTGTCATCCTCTtagtcattctgtccttgatcctTCGCTTCAGAAAACATCTCACCAGAG gGAAAGTGAAACAACCAGCAAGTCCAGTACACACGAGGGAGATCCCGCAG GTGAATTATGCAGACTTGCGTTACAACAGCCCAAATGTGGTTGAAACAGACTGA